From a region of the Calypte anna isolate BGI_N300 chromosome 4, bCalAnn1_v1.p, whole genome shotgun sequence genome:
- the LOC115598219 gene encoding syntaxin-1B-like, producing the protein MRDRLPELRQRVAAEGDATEEPPSFDNAAFGGDHDDGGPVGRALREAAELWRVLEGLEQLSERIDRAQQTVLCCTSPDGIAREKRGLGAAKAAFTRQAVALQLRLVALPAPPEMGTSRAGPRVRQTQLWLLLRRYRTLLARHYARENRYRQRLMEQMERQLELAGVELRAEERERLAQSPGTLRIVGRDLEELKAEQQHMEAARARQQQLLELEMQMEELHGLFLRLEGLVGEHHGAADSVEQHVLRTLDYVAQTGGEVKKASKYQRPSRLSALLAAALGLCPCCSCLPCLGSALP; encoded by the coding sequence ATGCGGGACCGGCTGCCGGAGCTCCGGCAACGCGTGGCGGCCGAAGGGGACGCGACCGAGGAACCCCCGAGCTTCGACAACGCGGCCTTCGGGGGGGACCACGACGACGGCGGCCCCGTAGGGCGGGCGCTGCGGGAGGCTGCGGAGCTGTGGCGGGTGCTGGaggggttggagcagctctcgGAGAGGATCGACAGAGCGCAGCAGACGGTGCTGTGCTGCACCTCCCCGGACGGCATCGCCCGGGAGAAGCGGGGCCTCGGGGCCGCCAAAGCCGCCTTCACCCGGCAGGCGGTCGCCCTGCAGCTCCGTTTGGTGGCCCTGCCCGCCCCACCGGAGATGGGGACGAGCCGAGCGGGTCCCCGCGTCCGCCAGACCCaactctggctgctgctgcggCGGTACCGGACCCTCCTGGCCCGTCACTACGCCCGGGAGAACCGGTACCGGCAGCGGCTGATGGAGCAGAtggagaggcagctggagctggcgGGCGTCGAGCTGCGGGCGGAGGAACGGGAGCGTCTGGCCCAGAGCCCCGGGACGCTCCGCATCGTCGGCAGGGACCTGGAGGAGCTGAAAGCGGAGCAGCAGCACATGGAGGCGGCCCGAGCccggcagcagcagctcctggagctggaaATGCAGATGGAGGAGCTGCACGGGCTGTTCCTGCGGCTGGAGGGCTTGGTGGGCGAGCACCACGGGGCGGCAGACAGCGTGGAGCAGCACGTCCTGAGAACCCTCGACTACGTGGCCCAGACGGGCGGGGAGGTGAAGAAAGCCTCGAAATACCAGCGGCCGTCGAGGCTCTCGGCTCTGCTGGCGGCTGCCCTGGGGCTctgcccctgctgctcctgcctgccctgcctcgGGTCTGCCCTCCCCTGA